The Culex quinquefasciatus strain JHB chromosome 2, VPISU_Cqui_1.0_pri_paternal, whole genome shotgun sequence genome contains the following window.
cagccaaacaaagcttgtttgttattgtttacattgcgagctctattttttattcaaggtcaaacattaaaatgcggttttctcggaacgtcgaaatggcgggtgcgacaagatagcacgatgacGTCTATATgacataaacaaaataaaatacttgcAACACCTTGACTTAGCataaccatacaaatttgtacaatATGGGTTTTAATCTTCATGGTTTTTGAGGCTGGACATTGCCACTGACATTTTTACCGGTGCCCTCAAGGAAGGTTCCGATTGGGGGAATTTCGCTGAAACCTTACAAGAGCTTCATGGTGTTTTTAATCTGCACATTAAAATCGATGCTTCAACAGAGCCACACACCGGAAATCTCAGTTATTTTATAACAAACTTGGACtttgaaataaattgattagaaataaattgaaatcacaTTCAAGAGCTTCATGCGAAGTTCTTTGTCGTATTGGTCATGTGTGACATAACCACGTGTATCTTAAAAGAATAATTAAACGCCTATTcatttaaatgaaatattttataagAGTTTGTCAAATATTCAATCATGAAGGGATATGGTATGACTGTCATCTCTAGACGGAGTAGGCCAAGACATTTGTGTGAAGCGATTGACCAAATCGCGAGCAGTTCTGCGAGTCGTGgtatcacagacaaacagacgtgactctccatacaaattatttttgaaatccatcgtccttcatcaaatcaccaaatcacggcgacgccagcgctgcctggtgagctgatgccgaagcgcagcccaaacataccaatacaaaCCCATTACTGTCATGTGCCACGTCAGTttatgcgtgagacaatcaagcctaaacgattgtaaacatcaacagctgatcgaaataattttgttgttgctactcgatgaaaagaataaaaatcaacACCGAAAGCAGAAGATGACGGCGGGTTGGTTCCGTTTCCAATAGCAGAACCTTATGAGCCAAATGGTCACGAAAACATCAGTAGTGGCCGTCGAAATAGATAAATCCAATTCAAACCTACCGGAAATAATCCCCACGATGGGCGTTTTGAAAATATCCACGGGGAACGTGCCCACGGCGCAGTTCAGTTGCGTCaaacaacaaaagcaaaaagtgtCAAATATTCCAGAAAAAACGCTGCCGCAAAATTTACATCGAAACAGAACCACAGAAACTGAACTGGAAAAAGATTGAGTGGCGCAACATCGCCAAAAGGAcgtccagcagcagcaatctgagcAGCAGTCCACGAAGGGTAAGCAGGTTGCTCCGAAGGAGTAACTCCACCACAGGATCCGGCTTCCTCCGCAGTAGCCGGCGCCTCAGCAGCAACCTCGACATCGGCAGGCAGACTGCCCCAATTTTGTCCTGGAAAGCCTGGATTGTGATTCACGGTTAGAATTCCAGAATTCCATAAATATTTGTGCTCTCATTTGCTGCTTCgcacgtgctcacgctcaacttaaaaacaaaaacacgcttTACACACACTGAGAATAGACGGGCGtgctgtcacgacagcagcgccatcagcgccgggtgagtggatgccgaaacaaaattgcatttgaattaACCGTTTTTGTAGGACGATGGTtcggcactcgagtgtcccgtctgtttgtctgtggtggtATCATAAATGGTTTCGCGCTTCAGTCGGCACTGATTTCATCGACGACGAGCGAGTGCTTTCtgatatttgaacaaaaaatcaagacaCTTGATTTCCATGAAATAATCATGTTTGATTAAACTTCAAttgctttttgcatttttctaagTCAAAAGAATGAAATGTAACACATGCAATACACAACTTCTAAGTTCACTCACCGTTTGTAAGCTCAAGCTCGTCACCAACACCTGGCTCGTCTTCTGCTCGTACCCGATCCCGATCGGTCCAATTCCGTAGCACAGCAGCGtcagcagcagcaccaacaCCTGCGTCGTATTCACCCAGTACGTAAAGAACGGCCTGTAATCGTACCGATCGTCCAACGTGTTTGGCCGCAACAGCTTGATGGTATGGTTCGACGGCCTTCGAGCGTTATCCAGCACGCTGTCCAGTATGTGCGCCGTAATTCGCTGGCCGTAGTACTGGTAGAGCGGATTTCTGGGGCGACCTCCCCGTTGCTGCTGAATTTCCGCCGAGCGAGTGCGCCACCCGTTACTGATCGTGGCCCGATTCGGGTCTACCATGTAGATTTGTCGCGAGTTGTCCACGCCCAGTTCGTGCTCTtgcacctgctgctgctggttggcgATCGTTGGGATGTCGAAGAACAGCTCGTCATCATGGATGGGGGTTAACCCGTCGCACAGATCGTTGTCGTCGTTGTTGAGCGCAACGTGGGCCGGGGCAAAGCTGCGCGACCACTGGTTGTGTCGGCGAGGGATCCGATTGCGAAGGCTTTGTACGACAAAGACGAAGCCGTTGGCGACCATTTGGGACACGGATGGTTTCCGCTCGACCTGGAAGCCATCGGTGCCGTCGTGGCGATAGTACGGGTTGAACCGCTGACGGCGGTTTTGTTCGGTTTCTGGTTCGTCTTGGCTTTGCGCTGGGAGGACGTCCGGACGGTCGTTGTGTTCGTTCAGGACATCTGCGTGCACTTCGTGCACCCTGTGGACGACGGCTTCCTCCTTGAGCGGGCCGAAACGACGGATGGCGAGTCGTTTCTGGCGATCCTCCCACTTTTGCTGCTCGTAGTCTTCGTTGAGCAGGTCAACGCCGAAGAATTGAGACGTGCTACGGCGGAGGTACTCTTTGATGCGTTGCTTGTGCGATAGACGAGTGCGGAGCATCTGGGTGTTGCGTTGAAGCGTTGATGGCGTTGAGTCTGGTTGGAGACGTGGAGTGACGATCTGCTGGAGCGGGAGTTGTTGCTGTGCGTGTTGTTGCTGCAGTTGTTGGAGCTGTTGGTAGAGAGGCTGCTGTTGGATCTGTTGGTGCTGGATGTGCTGCTGCTGGTACTGGATAATGATGGAGGGGTTGCTACAGGAGCTGTTGAGCGTGTGCGACTGGGAGATGATCAGGGAGGAAGCGTTACGGGCGACGTCGTCTCCGGTGACCAGCGGGTGGTGGTTGTGGGAGTAGGAAGTGTGCGACACAATAGACGGTGGGCTCAGCGGAGACTGACGTTCCATCTCGGACATGGAGACGGAGGAGATCGAGAGTGGTTGGGGGCTGATCGGTCCGGATGTTTGGGTGGTTTGGTGGACTCCGGTGGCTCTACGTAAGCTGCTACAGTGGTAGCAGTTGTCTTCGTCGGTAGGATTGGCGGCGTTCATCGGTTCGCTCATGATACTTACGGGTGTGGGTGTGCGTAGCAGGGAGTACTCCTGGGTGCCGGAACAGAGTTGACGCGGTTGTCGCCCGAGCGTTGCCGATTGAGCAAAGGTGCACAATGGCTGTTGGCATTTGACGGGTCTTGCCCGAGGTGGTGTGGCGTAATGGTCTGTGGCGTCTTCGGCGGTCAAGTGCTGAACTTGGGATGATTTGGGTTCTACCTTGAGCCTGTATGGCAGGGTACTGACGACCGGTGTCCGCGTTGTCGACTGGTTGATGATGTTGATACCGCCCTTGGACGCGATTAGGCCGGCCATCAGCGTTGGTCCCAGGCCCATGTCCTGCTGGTGGTAGTTCTCCGGTGGTGGCGGCGTCGGGATGTAACGCTTCACGGGTGTATGTACAGTGGAGGTGAGATAGCTGTAGCTCTCGGAGTTGGTCATCAACGGGGGAGGATTGTTGATCAGATAGTTTCCGTACTGATCGGTTTTCGGTGCTGGCGGAGGGTCACGAAACCTTTCGGGAACCGGGTAGCGGGTCCGGGAGCTGGGCGACATCGATCGGTGATGAGGTGCATTTCTGTTATCAGGATAGCCGATAATAGACGTGGGAGCTGAGCTAGTGGAGGAATATCGATCGCTTGACGGTGGTGGcgctaccgacgacgacgacgatggggcGGTAGGAGTTGCTGCAACACAGCACGGTCGTAGATTTTCCTCATTTCGATAGCATTCGCCACCGCTGGGTGGGGACACAAAGGCCGTCAATCGCGTCCCCAGGTTCGAGTAGGACGACTCGCTGAACCGTGACGGCGACGGGGCCCCGTTCTGCGGAACACTAGCCCCGTTATCGCATAGCCCATCACCGTAATTGATAGTCGAGGTGACAGTGAATTGTTGCTGATAGTGGCTATGCCCGAACGACGAACGACGACTTCGGCTCATCCTGCTTTCTTCCAGCAAATTTCTCTACTTAAACACCAGCGCAAAATTTCGTTTAGCCTAATTACACACCTAATTACACCATTGACTAAAATTTTCCTAATAGCTCACGCAGATTTTCACTAAATCGAAAAAACTATATCATTTTCCAAAATGGCTGAGCTCGCTAAAATAAACACACCCCAGCAATGGGGCTGCTGGGAGTGGAGAACATTTTTCACTACGTTCATTGTGTGTACCCGTTTCTTCCTTCGCGAGTCACGGTTCCATTGTCCTCGGCCCTAATCCGTCCATCGATTCGCGGCGCCCCGTTCGCGAAAAACCACAATTTAGTATCCTAAATTCAGGCGTTCGATATGTGACGGCGAAAAATTCGGAAAATCCTTCCTCTCTCTTGgctgactttttttttcgctttcgtCCTCGAACTCACTCCGGAGCCTTGGGGCCTGCCAGCAACACCAGAACCTCCTTTCGGAAGCTCAACTCAGTCTGAATTGAGAGGAGAGTTGGCCATATCTCGCAAAGGACGACATTTCCTTTCCGTTGGTAGCGATGGGTTTTGACAGGGAGTTCCACCCCCCAACATCCCACCAGAAAAAGAGGGTGGAAACGTGGGGTGAGTGGTGAGAACCACAACAAGTCCTTTTGCACAGGCACAGGCGGCTGGGTGGTTGGTGAGAGTCCCTCCTAGTTTCTCCCTACTGTTTGGTCGATGCGCATGGCACGTGGTGCGCGTGATACGCATGAAAACAAAGACACATGATTCTGTTCGCCGCACGGGTGAGTGCGGGGCGAAAATGTTCGTGAAACGATTGGGACTGGTTGCGTGCTGCGAGGGGATGAAAGCTTATCAAAGAGTTTCAAAATGGTGGTTGATTACAAAATGTAACGTAActtgagaaggatttttaaattggtTTTCGCTGGCTTTTGAAACTACAAAACATAAAAGGTAAAATTTCTcacttaacactcaaacgctcgagTAGTCATTGGACCcctacttttttttcgaaatctcataacttttggtagaattgaccaatttggatgcttccggttgcaaaagatccagatttgtctatatttttaactgtcagatgagggacaaatatggtccacttttaccggagatattccggattccattggggtacctcggccctcctatttgGAGTTTTGGTCAATAGAACAAAAACCATTTCACACAACAATGCCATGTTAATTTATGGTAGCGAAGTagcaggaaaaaaatatgtctGCTTTGGGGAAACATTTTAGAGTTATGGTGTCAAAAGAACTTTTGTTCAATATCAATATTCTTTTTTCCATGCCGATACTAGGTCCAGCAGGAAAATAAATTGGTCCGGATTTTCagtgcaaaattgcaaaagtaaaattctaatttgtaattgtttattgagaaacttgaaatttaggttttttttatgtcttACTATGTtgctaatattttgaaaaagtgcaattCGGTACAAAAAATCGAttgtcaaaaatcattttattgaatgcatttttaaactcgTAAAAACATATTATAGTCTAGTTTACAatatgaaatttatcaaaaatatgcTGTTTGATTGTTTTCCTGCGTCGAGCACCAACTACCCAGAATTGCTGCTGGAATAATATCCCGGTGGGCTGAACTTCGAAACTCTGCAAATGATTGGAATGTTTTCTAGTTTAATTTGTTTACAATACAATACACAACTACCTACCTGATGCACCGTCCATTTTTGAACACCGTTCCTCTGGGACACGGACTGCCGGATCGGGAAAAGTGGGAAACCCTGCCCGAAACTAGCAAGTTTACAGACAGCAGCATAAAAATCACCAGAAATCGGAACAACATTTTGATGCTGGTTGTGATGTGTGACTTAACTCTTTTGCGTTTTATTTTGCACTGATACTGCAGGCGGAAGTTTTGCTTCCAATGAGAGAATTCGCTGATAAAGATTGTTCATTTGCAACAGTTAATATTTCTGGTGGGCATCTTGGCTATGTATTTAATTATTAGTTGTTCGTTGGAAAGTAacacttttttcgaattttgatttcaaaaataaattttcacggAAATAAATGTAATATAAACCTAAAATAGAATCCTTTACCTTCTTGGGACTTTACACGAAGGGATAGTTTCCCCTTGAGCTTTGTTGATAAGAAACCGCGTTCAATCGTCTTGGCGCATTCaacaaattaaatgattttttaagtgcAGACAATTCCGGAGTTTTAGCATTTAAAAGTCGTTTTATTTAAGATAATTTCATTCTTTATTTCATCAGCGATCatcaataaatataataaaacaaCACGTAAGGATACTTTCCTCTTATAAAAGCTATTTGGTTCGACTCTCAGCAATGCCTCTTCATCATGCGTCAAATAACAAATCGTTTTTCTCGTACAAAACTTAACCTTTGAGATTACAGCTATTATACGCTACGTTAGAGGGTGAAGGCGATAATAATCGTACAAATGTTACGTGAATTTTTGGTGCTTTTTCTGTCTTAAAACTATCGCACAAGTACGTGTGTTAAAAAGAAGGCCAAGCCGCAAACGCGCGTGCTTATCGTTTAAGGTCAACCTTTGTAAAATATGGCGATTGTGCTAAGCATTGTTTCG
Protein-coding sequences here:
- the LOC6052486 gene encoding inactive rhomboid protein 1 isoform X1: MSRSRRSSFGHSHYQQQFTVTSTINYGDGLCDNGASVPQNGAPSPSRFSESSYSNLGTRLTAFVSPPSGGECYRNEENLRPCCVAATPTAPSSSSSVAPPPSSDRYSSTSSAPTSIIGYPDNRNAPHHRSMSPSSRTRYPVPERFRDPPPAPKTDQYGNYLINNPPPLMTNSESYSYLTSTVHTPVKRYIPTPPPPENYHQQDMGLGPTLMAGLIASKGGINIINQSTTRTPVVSTLPYRLKVEPKSSQVQHLTAEDATDHYATPPRARPVKCQQPLCTFAQSATLGRQPRQLCSGTQEYSLLRTPTPVSIMSEPMNAANPTDEDNCYHCSSLRRATGVHQTTQTSGPISPQPLSISSVSMSEMERQSPLSPPSIVSHTSYSHNHHPLVTGDDVARNASSLIISQSHTLNSSCSNPSIIIQYQQQHIQHQQIQQQPLYQQLQQLQQQHAQQQLPLQQIVTPRLQPDSTPSTLQRNTQMLRTRLSHKQRIKEYLRRSTSQFFGVDLLNEDYEQQKWEDRQKRLAIRRFGPLKEEAVVHRVHEVHADVLNEHNDRPDVLPAQSQDEPETEQNRRQRFNPYYRHDGTDGFQVERKPSVSQMVANGFVFVVQSLRNRIPRRHNQWSRSFAPAHVALNNDDNDLCDGLTPIHDDELFFDIPTIANQQQQVQEHELGVDNSRQIYMVDPNRATISNGWRTRSAEIQQQRGGRPRNPLYQYYGQRITAHILDSVLDNARRPSNHTIKLLRPNTLDDRYDYRPFFTYWVNTTQVLVLLLTLLCYGIGPIGIGYEQKTSQVLVTSLSLQTVHYYDQRNIWIGPRRDDLVHVGAKYAPCMRRDTRIMDTITKTRKQERETACCIRNDDSGCVQSSQADCSVRGLWPTTISTWKKWSPGDSGPGGRISGSVCGLDPKYCEAPASIAPHEWPDDITKWPICRKNNQGSQKFRFKDQTAEHMVCEVIGHPCCVGISGECRITTREYCDFVRGYFHEEASLCSQVSCLNDVCGMFPFIATDIADQFYRLFTSLYLHAGIVHIVLTFAFQHFLLADLERLLGSLRTAILYIGSGIAGNLASAIFVPYRPEVGPLPSLAGTLSSLLTLLVLCHWRNLKRPHLALLKLLVVGVLVFGMGTLPWQQNFTGLVSGLIFGVTFTLALTPFVTVRKHSRKRKINLIWTCFVLHFVLYAFMFLAFYLFAAPFSLNFVDGNQIASVNDNGILHDHFGPYDTLHFYNGRVGDSSSGGPASSGGGGSSGGGGQLNGHREYDRGGGGGSGRGGGGAISMSGGTVKNINPKYNNIHSSSSSSSNANHNTKTNSHTSHNSKVAICEKGQCNPRPNA
- the LOC6052486 gene encoding inactive rhomboid protein 1 isoform X2, with translation MSRSRRSSFGHSHYQQQFTVTSTINYGDGLCDNGASVPQNGAPSPSRFSESSYSNLGTRLTAFVSPPSGGECYRNEENLRPCCVAATPTAPSSSSSVAPPPSSDRYSSTSSAPTSIIGYPDNRNAPHHRSMSPSSRTRYPVPERFRDPPPAPKTDQYGNYLINNPPPLMTNSESYSYLTSTVHTPVKRYIPTPPPPENYHQQDMGLGPTLMAGLIASKGGINIINQSTTRTPVVSTLPYRLKVEPKSSQVQHLTAEDATDHYATPPRARPVKCQQPLCTFAQSATLGRQPRQLCSGTQEYSLLRTPTPLQQLQQQHAQQQLPLQQIVTPRLQPDSTPSTLQRNTQMLRTRLSHKQRIKEYLRRSTSQFFGVDLLNEDYEQQKWEDRQKRLAIRRFGPLKEEAVVHRVHEVHADVLNEHNDRPDVLPAQSQDEPETEQNRRQRFNPYYRHDGTDGFQVERKPSVSQMVANGFVFVVQSLRNRIPRRHNQWSRSFAPAHVALNNDDNDLCDGLTPIHDDELFFDIPTIANQQQQVQEHELGVDNSRQIYMVDPNRATISNGWRTRSAEIQQQRGGRPRNPLYQYYGQRITAHILDSVLDNARRPSNHTIKLLRPNTLDDRYDYRPFFTYWVNTTQVLVLLLTLLCYGIGPIGIGYEQKTSQVLVTSLSLQTVHYYDQRNIWIGPRRDDLVHVGAKYAPCMRRDTRIMDTITKTRKQERETACCIRNDDSGCVQSSQADCSVRGLWPTTISTWKKWSPGDSGPGGRISGSVCGLDPKYCEAPASIAPHEWPDDITKWPICRKNNQGSQKFRFKDQTAEHMVCEVIGHPCCVGISGECRITTREYCDFVRGYFHEEASLCSQVSCLNDVCGMFPFIATDIADQFYRLFTSLYLHAGIVHIVLTFAFQHFLLADLERLLGSLRTAILYIGSGIAGNLASAIFVPYRPEVGPLPSLAGTLSSLLTLLVLCHWRNLKRPHLALLKLLVVGVLVFGMGTLPWQQNFTGLVSGLIFGVTFTLALTPFVTVRKHSRKRKINLIWTCFVLHFVLYAFMFLAFYLFAAPFSLNFVDGNQIASVNDNGILHDHFGPYDTLHFYNGRVGDSSSGGPASSGGGGSSGGGGQLNGHREYDRGGGGGSGRGGGGAISMSGGTVKNINPKYNNIHSSSSSSSNANHNTKTNSHTSHNSKVAICEKGQCNPRPNA